GAACTCGACTACTATCGCAACGGCGGCATCCTGCACTATGTGCTGCGCAAACTCGCTGCGTAAGCGCGGATTTGTGAACGATGGCTCACTGCGAAGTGAGTAGAAGGTTGAGCAAAGGCGGCCTATCAAGGGTCGCCTTTGTTCGTTTGCGGTATGTTCCGATGGGCGCGTCCGGCGAAAGATCTTCGTCTCGGACGATGCGGAGCGTACCCGCGCGCGGGACTTCTCCGTAAGGCTTGTCCGTAAGACTACGGTGACCAATCGGCGATAAGATTTCTCCTCGACATCAGCAAGGTGTGCGGCGTTCAACATGACTATGATGGCCTCTGGTTTGATTTCGCGATGGTCAGGTGCGATCTGGTCAGGTGCGATCTGGTCAAGTGCGATCTGGTCAAGTGCGATCTGGTCAAGTGCACTTGGCGTCTGCGCAATCATCGCCGTCATCCGTCCCGCCCACGCCGATCCCCGCGCGGTGGTCGAGCTCTTCACCTCGCAGGGCTGCTCGTCCTGTCCGCCCGCCGACAAAATCATCGGCGAACTCTCCAACGATCCCTCGATCATCGCGCTGAGCATGCCGATCGACTACTGGGATTATCTCGGCTGGAAGGACACGCTGGCGGATTCGCGTTTCTCGGCGCGGCAGCGCGCCTATTCCCGCATGCGCGGCGACCGCGAGGTCTACACGCCGCAAGTCGTGGTCAACGGCTCCGCGCATGTCATTGGCAGCGACCGCGCCGGCATCGAGAGCGCGATCGAGAAGACCGCCAAGGGAGACACCGTGATGAGCGTGCCGGTGTCGATGTCGCTTGCAGGCAAGCAGCTCAACGTCTCGGTAGCGGCGAGCAAGGAGGCGGCGGTCTCGCATGGCGAGGTCTGGATCTGCTCGATCACCAGGGCGGTGCCGATCTCGATCAGCCGTGGCGAAAATCGCGGGCAGCAGATCACCTACCACAACGTGGTGCGCAACCTGCTGAAGGTCGGTGACTGGAACGGTACTCCGGAAAGCTGGACCGTGCCGCTGGAAAACCTCACGCGCGAGGGCGTCGACGGTGCGGTCGTCTACGTCCAGGATGGCAACCGCGAGAAGCCGGGACCGATGCTGGGCGCGGCGTACACGTCACTGCACTGATTACTCAACTCAGCCGCCAACGCGCGGCATTCCGGTCATTCAGGGCTCGCGCCATCGCGCCCCATCGCGCAATGTGGAATGACAGCGAGCAGAAACACCCCCACAACAAAAAAGGACCAACTCGCGTTGGCCCTTCCTTTGTGCGAACAGGCCCGATCCCGACGACCCCGGGGGGCTGGGGGCTGAGGAATCCGGAACCGAAAGGACCGGGCCAACGCACACGAATCTTTTCGCAGTGCAGGGCGGCAGGCGCTGGGCGGAAAAGCGGCGAGACTATGATTCCTGCTAACGATCCCGTGACGGTATGTCGCGAGCGGGTTCCACAGCCGGGAGGTGTGTTTGCGGTGCGATGTGCAGCCGCGCGGTTGGCGCCCCTTGCGGCGGGCCGCGGTTGGCGCAATCATGCAACTGTCATGATCCGCGGGACGGGCACGGTTTTTACGGCCGCCGGTCACGTGTCGGAGCGACAGGGAGGCGCCCATGAGTCTGATGCCGGAGGATGCCGATCCGAGCGAGCAGCGCGCAGTGGCGCGGAGCGCCGCTGCGGGTTCCCAGGCAGGCCGGGTGACGTTCAACCGGCCCGAATTGCATCGCATCCTCAACCTCTATGGCCGCATGGTCGCCGACGGCGAGTGGCGCGACTATGCCATCGATTTCCTGAGAGACCGTGCCGTGTTCTCGGTCTATCGCCGCGCCTCCGAAGTGCCGATCTACCGCATCGAGAAAGACCCGCGGCTCGCGCGCAAGCAGGGCATGTACAGCGTGATCTCGGCGACCGGCCTGATCCTGCGCCGCGGCCACGAGCTCGAGCGCGTGCTGCTCGCGATCGACCGCAAGCTGGCGGTGGTGTAGCGGCTCGATTAAGTCATCGGCACTGGCGGTGGTGCGACAAGGGCATCGCAGCCCGGATGGAGCGGAAGCGAAATCCGGGGTTAATCCACATGCGGGGCGTTCCCGGATTGCGCTTCGCCTACCTCTCCGGCACGCTCGTTGCGCCCTCGCCGAGTTCGCGCTGCATCATCACCGTGTCCAGCCAGCGGCCGAACTTCAGGCCGACATTGGGATGCGTGCCGATCATCTTGAAGCCGGCGCTGGTGTGTACCCCGATCGAGCCGGCATTGGCGGAATCGCCGATCACGGCGATCATCTGGCGGAAGCCGCGCGCCTCGCATTCGACGATCAGGCGTTGCAACAGCGCCGAGCCGATGCCGCGTCGATGGAACGACGGATCGAGATAGATCGAGTTCTCCACCGTGAAGCGATAGGCCGGCCGCGGCCGGTAGGCGCCGGCATAGGCGTAGCCGGCGATCCGGTTCTCGAGCACGGCCACGAAATACGGGTAGCCTCCATCCGCCAGCGCGCGGTAGCGGCGCGTCATCTCGGCGAGGTCGGGTGGTTCGAGCTCGAAGGTCGCAGTGCCGTGGCGCACGGCGTGCTCGTAGATGGCGGTGACGGCGGGAAGATCGGCCTCGGTCGTGGGCCTGATTTCAGGTGCAGACATGGGGGGAGATTAGAGCCTCCCCGCGGCGGCCGGAAGGGGGCAACACCGCTTCCCCCATCGTCATTGCGCGCCACCGGGTCCGCGCGTAGCGCGGCCCGATGACAGGCTCAGCGAACCAATCCAGAAATGTATCCGTGGAAGGTGGATTGCTTCGTCGCGGAGCCTGTCATCCGGCCCGCCGAAGGCGGGACCGGGTGGCTCCTCGCAACGACGGAGTTAGCGGATGCGACCTCGCCCAAACGAAAACCCCGGCCTTGCGGCCGGGGTTCGTGTTGCTCACTCGTATCGGCGCCTAGTCGCGCTGGCCGAGCAGCTGCAGCAGCAGCGTGAACAGGTTGATGAAGTTCAGGTAGAGCGACAGCGCACCGGTGATCGCCGCACGTTCGGCAATGTCACCGCCGGCCGAGGCGTAGCCGTAGATGTAGTCGTTCTTCAGCCGCTGGGTGTCCCAGGCGGTGAGGCCCGCGAACACCAGCACGCCGACCACCGACACGATGAACTGCAGCGCCGAGCTCGCCAGGAACAGGTTGACGAGGCTCGCGATGATGATGCCGATCAGGCCCATGAACAGGAACGATCCCATTCCGCTCATGTCACGTTTGGTGGTGTAGCCATAGAGGCTCAGCGCGCCGAAGGTGGCCGCGGTGATGAAGAACACCCGCACGATCGAGGTGTGCGTGAACACCAGGAAGATCGAGGACAGCGAGATGCCCATCAGCGCCGAGAACACCCAGAACAGGATCTGGGCGGTCGAGGGGGCGAGGCGGTTGATGCCGGCCGAGATCACGAACACCATGGCGAGCGGCGCCAGGATGAACAGCCATTTCAGCGGGCTCACGAACATCGCGTAGCCGAACGGCGTCAGGAACGCGTTGCCGATCTTCGCGGCGGCGCCCGACGGGTCGTTGGTCACGGCCGCCATGTAGACACCGAGCGCGGCGAGGCCGGTGATGGCCAGGCCGACGCTCATGTAATTGTAGATGCGCAGCATGTATGCGCGCAGGCCGGCATCGACCGTCGCGGCGTCGACACGCCCGGCGGCTCTGCCGAAAGGAGAAGCGTAGTTGCGGTCTAGGTCCGACATGGTCGAATTCCCGTTGGTTGGCCGGGACGCAAGGGTTGGCGCCGCCGGGTCGTCAAAACTCTATCTCGGATACCGATGTCTGCCGACATTAATTTTGCATAACAATCGGGGATCCGAACCCACTCGATATGTGGGAAACTAACACATTCACTGCAAGCGTTCACGCGCGGCTGAATGTCGCCTGGACGCGCAATCCCGACGCGCGGCCGTGGTTAACCCCGGAAAATTCCTCGATTGGGGGGTACCGCGCCGCTGCCCGCTTCAATTTGTCACAAATTCCGTAACACCGTGGCGGGTTTTTGGTTCAACGCCAGCAGCGTCCCGGCAAGCCCGAGCCCGACCGTGACGACAAGCGCGGAGGCGACCACGCCGGCCGCGCTGCCGGCCTGCCAGACGAAGCTCAGCGTCATCAGCCGGGTCACGATCATCCAGGCCGCGATGCTGCCGGCGATGACGCCGAACACGGCGGTGGCGAGCCCGATCAGGAGATATTCGAGCGCATAGGCGCCGAGCAGCCGCAGCCGTGTGGCGCCCAGCGTCTTCAGGATCACGGCGTCGTAGACCCGGTGACGATGGCCGGCGGCGAGCGCGCCGCCCAGCACCAGGACGGCCGAGATCAGCGTCACCGCGCTGGCGCCGCGGATCGCCAGCGTGAGATTGGTGACGACCGAGCCGACCGTCTCCATGACCTCGCGGACCCGCACGCTCGTCACCATCGGATAGGCATCGGCGACCTCTTTGATGATGCGTCCGTCGCCGGCCGCATCGCCGCCCTGCTCGGTCAGGGTGGCGATATGGGTGTGCGGCGCGCCCTTGAAGGCATTGGGCGAGAACACCAGAACGAAATTGATGCCGAGCCCCTGCCAGTCGATGTTGCGCAGGTTGGAGATCTTTGCGGGAATGTCCCGGCCGAGCACGTTGACGACGATCTCGTCGCCGAGCTTGAGCCCGAGCCCGTCGGCGATCTTCTTCTCCATCGAGACCAGCGGCGGGCCGGAATAGTCGGCGCGCCACCATTCGCCGTCGACCACCTTGGAGCCCTTCGGCAGCTCGCTGGTATAGGTCAGGCCGCGGTCGCTTTGCAGCACCCACTCGGCGTCGGTCGCAGGCTTGAGCTCCTCGGCCTTGACGCCGCGCGCGGCGACGATGCGGCCGCGCAGCATCGGCACGTCCTCAACCTTCGCCCCCGGCGCGATCTGGCGCAGATAGCCGTCGAACCGCTCGGCTTGCGCGCTCGGAATATCGATGAAGTAGAACGACGGCGCCCGGTCCGGCAGCGCCGCGAGAAACTGCCGGCGCAGATTGCCGTCGATCTGGGTGATGGTGACGAGGACAGCGAGCCCGAGCCCCAGCGAGAGCACGACCGACGGCGTCAGCGCTCCCGGACGGTGGATGTTGGCGACCGCAAGCCTCAGCATCGGCAGCCGCGTGCGCGGCAATCGCCGCGCGACGGCCATCAAGAGGCCCGCAATGCCGCGCAGCACCGCAAACACCACGACAGACGAGAGCACGAATACCGTGGCGATGCGCTTGTCGAAGGACAGCCCGATCACGACTGCGACGAGAAGCGCGACCACCACGGCCATGAAGGCGAGATAACGCCAGCGCGGCCGGTGCCATTCGGCGCTGATCGTGTCGCGAAACAGCGCGGCCACCGGCACGTCATGGACGCGCCCGAGCGGCCACAGGCCGAAGGCGAGCGCGGTGAGCAAGCCATAGACGAAGGCGAGCGCCAGCTCGTCGGCATGCACGGCCGGGATCACCGGCAGCGGCAACAGCTTTCCAAAAAGGGCGACGATGGCGAAGGGGAGCGCTGCGCCAAGCGCCAGCCCGATTACCGAGCCGATCCCCGCGAGCAGGATCACCTGCGCGAGATAAATGCCGAACACGTCACGTCCTGTCGCGCCGACGGCCTTGAACGCCGCGATGACCTCGAGCCGGCGGTCGATATGGCTTTTCACGGCATTGGCGACGCCGACGCCTCCGACCAACAGCGCGGCGAGGCCGACCAGCGTCAGGAATTGGGTGAAGCGGCTGATATTGCGCTCGAGCTGCGGCGAGGCATTGGAGCGGCTGCGGATCTCCCAGCCGGCCTGCGGTGCCGCGTTACGGGCATCGCTGATGAAGGCCTCGGTCGCGCGCTCGCTGTTGGCGCTGTCCGGCAGTTTGACGCGATAGACCCAGCGCACCAGGCTGCCCGGCTGGATCAGGCCGGTGGCGCGCAGGCCCGCCTCGCTGATCAGGAAGCGCGGGCCAAAGCCGATACCGCCGGCGAGCTTGTCGGGCTCGGCCTCGACCGCGCTGCGGATCTGGAAGGTCGCGTTGCCGATGGTGACGCGGTCGCCGGTCTTGAGGGACAGCCGGGCCAGCAGCGTCGGATCGGCGGCGGCACCGAACGCGCCGTCACGCTCCGCGAGGACATCCGTCAGCGGCATCGCCGGCGTCAGCATCAGCTGGCCGAGCATCGGGTAATTGCCGTCGACCGCCTTCATCTCGACCAGCGCGAGCCTGCCGTCGGCCGCCCGCGCCATCCCGCGCAAGGTCGCGGCGATCGACAGCGTGCCGCGCGAGCGCAGGAAGGCGATCTCCTCCGGCTTTGCCTCGCGCTGGAACAGCACGAACGAGGCGTCGCCGCCGAGCAGCGTGCGGCCTTCGCGCGCGAGGCCTTCGCTGAGACTCGCCGCGACCGAGCCGACACCGGCAATCGCCATCACGCCAAGCGCGATGCAGGCGATGAAGACGTAGAAGCCGCGCAGGCCTCCGCGCAGTTCGCGTAGCGCATAGCGCAGCGACAGCGCGGCCGCGCGTCTTGGCGCGAATGGTCTTGGCGCGAATGGTTTTGGCGCGAATGGTTTTGGCGCGAACGGTTCGCCGGCGACGCTCATGACTGCGAAAACTGCGTATCGATGCGCCCGGAACGCAGGCGGATTACGCGGTCGCAGCGGTGCGCGAGCGAGGAATCATGGGTCACCAGCACCAGCGTCATGCCGCGCTCGGCATGCTTGCCGAAGATGAGATCGACGATCTGCTTTCCGGTCGCTTCATCGAGATTGCCGGTGGGCTCGTCGGCGACCAGGATCGCAGGGTCCGGCGCCAGCGCGCGGGCGAGCGCGACTCGCTGCTGCTCGCCGCCCGAGAGTTGCGAGGGATAGTGATGCAGGCGATCTCCGAGCCCGACAGATTGCAGCTCCTGCGCGGCGCGCTTTCCCGCATCGGGATTGCCGGCGAGTTCGAGGGGGACTGCGACATTCTCGAGCGCGGTCATGGTCGGGATCAGATGAAAGGACTGGAAGACGATGCCGACCTCGCGGCCGCGAAAACGGGCGAGTGCGTCCTCGTCGAGGGCATTGAAAGGCGTGCCGCCCACCACCACCTCTCCGCTATCAGGACGCTCCAGCCCCGCCATCACCATCAGCAGCGTGGATTTGCCCGAGCCTGACGGGCCGATCAGGCCGATCGCTTCACTGCGGCCGACCCGAAGGCTGATATCCTTGAGAATGTGAACGCGTGCCGCGCCCGTGCCCAGTGAGAGATTGACGTTGGCGATGGAGATGGTGTCCGGCGTCGTGCCGGCCAGCGAAGAGGATTCGATGCGACTGTCCATGGTCCGGTCATATGGCAACTCCGCGCACCCGGTCGAGAGGCGTTACGGATTCTTCATGCACATAGCCGTGTTGATGGTCGCTTTGATGACGGGGATTGCCGGCGCCAGTGCGCAGGCCAAACCACCGATCAAGCTCGTCGTGCTCGGCGATTCTCTGAGCGCCGGTCTCGGCCTCCAGGGCCAGGAGGCATTTCCCATGAAGCTCCAAAAAGCCTTGCGGGACAAAGATATAGCGGTCGAGATGATCAATGCCGGGGTATCCGGCGACACCTCGTCCGGCGGCCGCGACCGGCTCGACTGGTCGGTGCCGGAGGGAACCGAGGGCGTGATCGTCGAGCTCGGGGCCAATGATGCGCTGCGCGGGCTCGATCCCGACGTCACGCGGGCGGCGCTCAGCGACATCGTGGCGCGGCTGAAGGCGCGTGGCGTTGCGGTGATGCTGTGTGGCATGCTGGCGCCGCCGAACTACGGGGCTGATTATGCCGCGCGCTTCAATTCGATTTATCCGGATCTGGCGAAAAAATTCGACGTGCCGCTCTATCCGTTCTTCCTCGACGGCGTTGCGGCCGACGCCAAGCTCAACCAGGCCGACGGCATTCATCCCACGCCCGCGGGCGTCGACATCATCGTCAAGAACATCATGCCCACCGTCGAGGCATTCCTTGGCACGATAAGCGGGCAACAGCGTTGAAAAGCAGGCAAAACCAACCCTAATTCCCAGGGTTTTCCCGGAGTAGCCCGCACCAAGCTTCGCAGAGTCACATAACTGCGATAGGAATCAGGTTACCGGTGATTCGTCGCCGGCTCTAATTTGGATATGGTCCTTAATCCAGGGTCATGCCCAAGCATCGGGAGGCTCAACGATGCCACGTTTGTTCACGGGTCTGGAAATTCCGGCCGAGGTCGGTCAGACGCTTTCCAACTTACGCGGTGGCCTTCCAGGCGCCCGCTGGATCGATCCCGAAAATTATCACGTTACCTTGCGCTTCATCGGCGATATCGACGGCGCTTTCGCCAACGAGATCGCCTCGCTGCTGTTTCGGGTCAACCGCAAGCCGTTCGAGGTGAAGGTGCAGGGACTCACGAGCTTCGGCGGCCGCAAGCCGCGCGCAGTCGTCGCTGCCATCGAGCCGAGCCGGCCCTTGATCGAATTGCAGGCCGAGCTCGAGCGGATGATGCAGCGCATCGGCCTCGATCCCGAGGGCCGCAAGTTCATCCCGCACGTCACGCTGGCGCGGCTGCATGATGCCTCGAGCCAGGACGTGGCCGACTATCTCTCGGTGCGCGGCTATTTCCCCAGCAAGGTGTTCACGGCCGAACGTTTCGTGCTGTTCTCCTCGCGCGCATCCACCGGCGGTGGGCCTTACATCGTCGAGGATTCCTACGACCTCTGCGCGTAGGTAACTCTCGCGCCCCGGACGCGGCGCAGCGCGTGCGCCGTGCGCTGCTGAGCCGGGGCCGATCGCCTCCTAGGAACGAAATCGTGGGTCCCGGCTCTGCGCAGCGTCACTCCGTGCGTCCGGGACATGAAATCCGCATACCCCCACCGCCAATTCTCGGCTTGCATTTTCGGCCAGTCTCTGGCGGTAAGGGGCCATGCTCTCCACCCCCAATTCATCGTTCCGCGCGGAATACCAGGCGCAGATCTCATCCGGCGCGATCGAGCCGGATGCGGCCCAGGCCGAGGTCGCGCAGGCCTTTGCGGCGCTGGACCAGCGGCTTGCGAGCTACAAGCCGGCACGCAAGCAGGGCCTGCTCGGCCGTCTGTTCGGCAACGGCGACAAGGATGACGCGCCGCGCGGGCTCTACATCCATGGCGAGGTCGGTCGCGGCAAGACCATGCTGATGGATCTGTTTTTTCAGTACTCCTCCGTCACGCACAAGCGCCGCGCCCATTTTCACGAATTCATGGCCGAGGTGCACGAGCGCATCTACGGTTATCGCCAGAACATCGCGCGCGGCGAGATCGCCGACGGCGACGTCATCGCTCTTACGGCGAATGCGATCTTCGAGGAGAGCTGGCTGCTCTGCTTCGACGAGTTTCACGTCACCGACATCGCGGATGCGATGATCCTCGGACGGCTGTTCGCAAAACTGTTCGACCTCGGCACGGTGGTGGTGGCGACGTCGAACGTCGCACCCGACGATCTCTACAAGGGCGGACTCAACCGCGCGCTGTTCCTCCCCTTCATCGCAGAGATCAACGACCACATGAACGTGCTGCGGCTCGATGCGCGCACCGACTTCCGGCTGGAGAAACTTCAGGGCGTGAAGATGTGGCTGGTGCCGGCCGATGCCGACGCCGATGTCGCGCTCGATCGCGCCTGGGCGAGGATGACCGGCCATGCCAGAGGCAAGTCGCGCGACATTTCGATCAAGGGTCGCATCCTGCACGTGCCGTGCTCCGCGCACGGCGTGGCACGGTTCTCGTTCGCCGATCTCTGCGAGAAGCCGCTCGGAGCATCCGACTACCTCAGGCTCGCCCACGACTATCACACCATCCTGGTCGACCATATTCCAGTGATGGACTTTGCCGAGCGCAACGCCGCCAAGCGCTTCATCACGCTGATCGACACGCTCTATGACAATGCCGTGAAGCTGATGGCCTCGGCCGAAGCCAATCCGGTGTCGCTGTACCTGGCCAACGAAGGCAACGAGGCCAACGAGTTCAAGCGCACGTCCTCGCGCCTGATCGAGATGAGCTCGGAATCCTATCTGGCGCAGCCGCACGGCCGCAGGGATTCCACGGCCAGCGGCTCCACCAAGGGCCTCGTGGAGACTTAAGTCCTATGCTCTGATCCTTTCATTCCGGGGCGTCGCGAAGCGACGAGCCCGGAATCCATTCATCAGCGCGCTTCTTTCGCCCGATGGATTCCGGGCTCGCGACTTTCGTCGCGCTCCGGAATGACAGGGCTGCGTGCCCGAGGCGTCGGCAAGCCCGACAATTGGGCATTCGGCGACTTGAACGGGGGAGGCGAAAGGGATAACCACCCTCTCAGTTTTTCCCCTCCTTCGGATGCTAGAGGACAGGTTCACATGGCGCGCGACAAGATTGCTTTGATTGGCTCCGGCCAGATCGGCGGAACGTTGGCTCATCTCATCGGCCTGAAAGAACTCGGCGACGTGGTGATGTTCGACATCGCCGAGGGCGTGCCGCAGGGCAAGGCGCTCGACATCGCGCAGTCCTCGCCGGTCGACGGTTTTGACGCGCACTACGCCGGCGCGAACTCCTACGAGGCGCTCGACAACGCCAAGGTCTGCATTGTCACCGCCGGCGTGCCGCGCAAGCCCGGCATGAGCCGCGACGACCTCCTCTCCATCAACCTCAAGGTCATGGAGCAGGTCGGTGCCGGCATCAAGAAGTACGCCCCCGACGCCTTCGTCATCTGCATCACCAACCCGCTCGACGCGATGGTCTGGGCGCTTCAGAAGGCTTCGGGCCTGCCGCACAAGAAGGTCGTCGGCATGGCCGGCGTGCTGGATTCGGCGCGCTTCCGCTACTTCCTGGCCGATGAGTTCAACGTTTCGGTCGAAGACGTCACCGCCTTCGTGCTCGGCGGCCACGGCGACACCATGGTGCCGCTGGTGAAGTACTCCACCGTCGCCGGCATTCCGCTGCCCGACCTCGTCAAGATGGGTTGGACCTCGCAGGCGCGCCTCGACGAGATCGTCGACCGCACCCGCAATGGCGGCGCGGAGATCGTCAACCTGCTGAAGACCGGTTCGGCCTTCTATGCGCCGGCGGCCTCCGCGATCGCGATGGCCGAGAGCTATCTGAAGGACAAGAAGCGCGTGCTGCCCTGCGCCGCCTATCTGAACGGCGAATACGGCGTGAAGGACATGTATGTCGGCGTGCCCGTCGTCATCGGCTCCAAGGGCGTCGAGCGCGTCGTCGAGATCGAGCTCGCCGGCAAGGACCGCGAGGCTTTCGACAAGTCGGTCGGCGCGGTGTCAGGCCTGGTCGATGCCTGCAAGAAGATCGCGCCCGACCTTCTGGGCCGCTGATCGGGAAAAATCTCGCCGAGGATCGGACCCGATCCTCGGCGCTTTCATATCCGGGGTTCCCCGTCAGGTGGGTTCCCGGATCCGGTAGTCCCCAGATTCCAAAAGATTCCGGGTTGCAGCAGCTGTGGTATATGGTATGCCAGAGGGCAAATTTGAGGTGAACCCCCGAGGTCACCGCGCGCGGGTTCAGGGAGCGACCAGATGAATATCCACGAGTACCAGGCCAAGGCGCTTTTGAACGAGTTCGGCGTGCCGATCTCCAAGGGCGTTCCGGTCCTGAAGGCAGCCGACGCGGAAGCGGCGGCAAAGGCTCTCCCGGGCCCGGTCTGGGTGGTGAAGAGCCAGATCCATGCCGGTGGCCGCGGCAAGGGCAAGTTCAAGGAGGCCAGCGCCGGCGACAAGGGTGGTGTCCGCATCGCCAAGTCGGTCACTGAGGTTGCCGAATTCGCCAAGCAGATGCTCGGCGCCACGCTCGTGACCGTGCAGACCGGCCCGGCGGGCAAGCAGGTCAACCGCCTCTACATCGAGGACGGCTCGGACATCGACAAGGAGTTCTATCTCTCGATCCTGGTCGATCGCGAGACCTCGCGCGTCTCCTTCGTGGTGTCGACCGAAGGCGGCGTCAACATCGAGGACGTCGCGCACAACACCCCTGAGAAGATCGTCACCTTCTCGGTCGATCCGGCGACCGGCATCATGGGCCATCACGGCCGCACCGTTGCCAAGGCGCTGAACCTGTCCGGCGATCTCGCCAAGCAGGCGGAAAAGCTCACCGCGCAGCTCTTTGCCGCCTTCGTCGCCAAGGACATGTCGATGCTGGAGATCAACCCGCTGGTCGTGACCAAGCAGGGTCAGCTCCGCGTGCTCGATGCCAAGGTCTCCTTCGACGACAACGCGCTGTTCCGTCATCCCGAAGTGCTGGCGCTGCGCGACGAGACCGAGGAGGACGCCAAGGAGATCGAGGCCTCGAAATACGATCTCAACTACGTCACCCTCGACGGCAATATCGGCTGCATGGTCAACGGCGCCGGCCTTGCCATGGCGACCATGGACATCATCAAGCTCTACGGCATGGCGCCGGCCAACTTCCTCGACGTTGGCGGCAGCGCCAGCAAGGAGAAGGTCGCCGCCGCCTTCAAGATCATCACCGCCGACCCGAACGTGAAGGGCATTCTGGTCAACATCTTCGGTGGTATCATGAAGTGCGACGTGATCGCCGAGGGCGTCACGGCTGCAGTGCGCGAAGTCGGTCTCAGCGTCCCGCTGGTGGTCCGCCTCGAAGGCACCAATGTCGAGCTCGGCAAGAAGATCATCCGTGAATCAGGCCTGAATGTCGTGCCGGCCGACAATCTCGATGACGCCGCACAGAAGATCGTGAAGGCCGTCAAGGGAGGCTAGGCCATGCCCCAGGACCATCTCGCTCAATCATCTCCGCTGCCGGAACACGCGCGTCTCGCCGCTTTCGCCGGTGAATGGAATGGCGAGGAGATGGTCTACCCGTCGCGCTGGAATGCTGGGGGACCTGCGACCTCGCGCACGGTGGCACGCATGGATCTCAACGGCTTCTATCTGATCCAGGACAGCGTCCAGATGCGCGACGGCAAGCAGATCTTCGCCACCCACGGCATCTTCACCTACGACCGCGACGACCGGACCTACAAGTTGTTCTGGTACGACTCGCTCGGCTACACGCCGCCCTCGCCCGCGTCCGGCGGCTGGGTCGGCAAGACCCTGACGCTGGTGCGGGGCTCGCTGCGCGGCAATGCGCGCCACGTCTACGAGATCATCGACGACAATTCCTACTCGTTGAAGATTCAGTTCTCGCCGGACGCGGAAGGCTGGGCCGACGTGCTCACTGGCGTCTATCGCCGCATCCACTGACCTCTCACTGTTAGTTTCGCGAAAGCAGACCTCATGTCCATCCTGATCGACAAGAACACCAAGGTCATCTGCCAGGGCTTTACCGGCAAGAACGGCACCTTCCACTCCGAGGCCGCGATTGCCTACGGCACCAAGATGGTCGGCGGCACCTCACCCGGCAAAGGCGGCGCGACGCATCTCGGGCTGCCGGTGTTCGACACCGTGCGCGAGGCGCGTGAGAAGACCGGCGCCGATGCGTCCGTGATCTACGTGCCGC
This genomic interval from Bradyrhizobium sp. CB82 contains the following:
- the mdh gene encoding malate dehydrogenase → MARDKIALIGSGQIGGTLAHLIGLKELGDVVMFDIAEGVPQGKALDIAQSSPVDGFDAHYAGANSYEALDNAKVCIVTAGVPRKPGMSRDDLLSINLKVMEQVGAGIKKYAPDAFVICITNPLDAMVWALQKASGLPHKKVVGMAGVLDSARFRYFLADEFNVSVEDVTAFVLGGHGDTMVPLVKYSTVAGIPLPDLVKMGWTSQARLDEIVDRTRNGGAEIVNLLKTGSAFYAPAASAIAMAESYLKDKKRVLPCAAYLNGEYGVKDMYVGVPVVIGSKGVERVVEIELAGKDREAFDKSVGAVSGLVDACKKIAPDLLGR
- the sucC gene encoding ADP-forming succinate--CoA ligase subunit beta, producing the protein MNIHEYQAKALLNEFGVPISKGVPVLKAADAEAAAKALPGPVWVVKSQIHAGGRGKGKFKEASAGDKGGVRIAKSVTEVAEFAKQMLGATLVTVQTGPAGKQVNRLYIEDGSDIDKEFYLSILVDRETSRVSFVVSTEGGVNIEDVAHNTPEKIVTFSVDPATGIMGHHGRTVAKALNLSGDLAKQAEKLTAQLFAAFVAKDMSMLEINPLVVTKQGQLRVLDAKVSFDDNALFRHPEVLALRDETEEDAKEIEASKYDLNYVTLDGNIGCMVNGAGLAMATMDIIKLYGMAPANFLDVGGSASKEKVAAAFKIITADPNVKGILVNIFGGIMKCDVIAEGVTAAVREVGLSVPLVVRLEGTNVELGKKIIRESGLNVVPADNLDDAAQKIVKAVKGG
- the zapE gene encoding cell division protein ZapE — its product is MLSTPNSSFRAEYQAQISSGAIEPDAAQAEVAQAFAALDQRLASYKPARKQGLLGRLFGNGDKDDAPRGLYIHGEVGRGKTMLMDLFFQYSSVTHKRRAHFHEFMAEVHERIYGYRQNIARGEIADGDVIALTANAIFEESWLLCFDEFHVTDIADAMILGRLFAKLFDLGTVVVATSNVAPDDLYKGGLNRALFLPFIAEINDHMNVLRLDARTDFRLEKLQGVKMWLVPADADADVALDRAWARMTGHARGKSRDISIKGRILHVPCSAHGVARFSFADLCEKPLGASDYLRLAHDYHTILVDHIPVMDFAERNAAKRFITLIDTLYDNAVKLMASAEANPVSLYLANEGNEANEFKRTSSRLIEMSSESYLAQPHGRRDSTASGSTKGLVET
- the thpR gene encoding RNA 2',3'-cyclic phosphodiesterase yields the protein MPRLFTGLEIPAEVGQTLSNLRGGLPGARWIDPENYHVTLRFIGDIDGAFANEIASLLFRVNRKPFEVKVQGLTSFGGRKPRAVVAAIEPSRPLIELQAELERMMQRIGLDPEGRKFIPHVTLARLHDASSQDVADYLSVRGYFPSKVFTAERFVLFSSRASTGGGPYIVEDSYDLCA
- a CDS encoding DUF1579 family protein — encoded protein: MPQDHLAQSSPLPEHARLAAFAGEWNGEEMVYPSRWNAGGPATSRTVARMDLNGFYLIQDSVQMRDGKQIFATHGIFTYDRDDRTYKLFWYDSLGYTPPSPASGGWVGKTLTLVRGSLRGNARHVYEIIDDNSYSLKIQFSPDAEGWADVLTGVYRRIH